A single Pseudomonas putida DNA region contains:
- a CDS encoding TolC family outer membrane protein, with protein MKRSSPLSPLWLGAFGLLVLNMNPVAQAADDIDPRLRTIGPSLMRDAPEAIPARPPSGQAASNGDRLGLAEAVLTAAQWHPSIAEAVGNLYKQGEGINVARAGYYPQISGGIRTGYDTGYGGDRNSQALNLSLKQMLYDFGKVDNAVSAAQAAATRAQANILLVVDDLARDTAYAWIETRRYEQLMVIARDQIRGVGDIAGMARQRSDMGASTRSDVVQAESRVEGARATLEEYQSQYERWRSTLAELLGRVAPPALAEESPPELNQACKRSTGGSDRLPAVLMALALRAQSQAELAQAKAEAYPTLSLQPQVNHYLDNDYNRDNRSLDRTQAGIYLNVEVPIYQGGAISARSRAAGHALSAADSAEDAARLQARRGLAEAMAQTSGLGRRLNSLEARQTSIQEARELYGRQYLDLGTRPLLDLLNAEQEIYQSRFELAGTRSDLLRLDVDCLYNSGALRTAFGLEGRNLQGVEIEP; from the coding sequence GTGAAGCGAAGCAGTCCGCTGTCACCGCTGTGGCTGGGAGCCTTCGGGCTCCTGGTGTTGAACATGAACCCGGTTGCCCAGGCAGCCGATGACATAGACCCCAGGCTGCGTACCATCGGCCCGTCTTTGATGCGCGACGCGCCCGAAGCCATTCCCGCCCGCCCGCCTTCCGGCCAGGCCGCCAGCAATGGCGACCGGCTGGGGCTGGCCGAGGCGGTGCTGACCGCCGCGCAGTGGCATCCGAGCATCGCCGAAGCAGTCGGCAACCTGTACAAGCAGGGCGAAGGCATCAACGTCGCCCGTGCCGGCTACTACCCGCAGATTTCCGGCGGTATCCGCACCGGCTATGACACCGGCTACGGCGGAGACCGCAACAGCCAGGCGCTGAACCTGTCGCTGAAGCAGATGCTCTACGACTTCGGCAAGGTCGACAATGCCGTCAGTGCCGCCCAGGCCGCCGCTACCCGGGCCCAGGCCAATATCCTGCTGGTGGTCGACGACCTCGCCCGTGATACCGCCTACGCCTGGATCGAAACCCGCCGCTATGAACAGTTGATGGTGATTGCCCGCGACCAGATCCGGGGCGTCGGTGACATTGCCGGCATGGCCCGCCAGCGCAGCGACATGGGCGCCAGCACCCGCTCTGATGTGGTCCAGGCCGAGTCACGGGTGGAGGGCGCCCGCGCCACCCTCGAGGAATACCAGTCGCAGTACGAACGCTGGCGTTCGACCCTGGCCGAACTGCTTGGCCGGGTGGCACCGCCGGCCCTGGCCGAAGAGTCGCCACCGGAGCTGAACCAGGCCTGCAAACGCTCCACAGGCGGTAGCGACCGGTTGCCGGCCGTGCTGATGGCCCTGGCCTTGCGCGCCCAGTCCCAGGCTGAACTGGCCCAGGCCAAGGCTGAAGCCTACCCCACGCTGTCGCTGCAACCGCAGGTCAATCACTACCTGGACAACGACTACAACCGCGACAACCGAAGCCTGGACCGCACCCAGGCCGGCATCTACCTGAACGTCGAAGTGCCCATCTACCAGGGCGGTGCCATCAGCGCCCGCAGCCGCGCCGCTGGCCATGCCCTGAGCGCCGCGGACTCCGCTGAAGACGCCGCACGCCTGCAGGCCCGCCGCGGCCTGGCCGAAGCCATGGCGCAGACGTCCGGGCTGGGTCGGCGCCTGAACTCGCTGGAAGCGCGCCAGACCAGCATCCAGGAAGCACGTGAACTGTACGGCCGGCAGTACCTGGACCTGGGCACCCGCCCCTTGCTCGACCTGCTCAACGCCGAGCAGGAGATCTACCAGTCACGCTTCGAACTCGCCGGCACCCGTTCCGACCTGCTGCGCCTGGATGTCGACTGCCTGTACAACTCCGGCGCCCTGCGTACCGCCTTCGGGCTGGAAGGGCGCAACCTGCAAGGGGTGGAAATCGAGCCATGA
- a CDS encoding type I secretion system permease/ATPase, protein MNDTVKLTQAGQEQNPEQAVVHRPDLGPWLEVMLQVAHHYRLDVSPQRIRLAAVEDARPLDEILRHMARQAGLTLRFVRYDAKALRQWRTPLVLELDDGQLATVEAVTEENELAVVFAGDQRLTSRLPREALEGRINRVALMRPARPLRDVRTDDYTAPYDRHWFTRIVLRDLRPYGQVMIASLVANVLALAGVLFSMQVYDRVIPAESLPTLYVLFGGVVLALVFDFSMRLLRLKVTDLLGKRADLRVSDLVYGHALRLRNSARPKSTGSFISQLRELESIRDLITSSTATALADLPFFLLFLLVFWLIGGVLVFIPLVALLAMVIPGLLAQRRLAVLANASMRESSLRNAMLVESIQGLDEIKALQAEARFERQWNQYNAACAHTNLRLRTLTNGLVTWTQNVQGAVFAVVIVIGAPMVIAGDLTTGSLVAASMLSSRMMAPLAQLTHVLTRWQQAKVALQGLDKLMQSPVDHPEGEARVHLPAIRGEYALRQANFRYSPEAPPVLNIGQLDIQPGERIAVLGRNGAGKSTLLQALGGAMDLSQGEVSLDGIAMNHLDPADLRRDVGLLAQYARLFHGTLRENLTLGAGQASDQELVAALAATGALEFVRHLPKGLDHLILEGGQGLSGGQRQALVLSRLLVRQPQVLLLDEPTASLDDVTERKLLDNLERFCQGRTLVIATHRLSVLQRVDRIIVLDGGRIVIDDKRDAALAKLQGAQA, encoded by the coding sequence ATGAACGATACCGTCAAGCTGACCCAAGCCGGTCAGGAGCAGAACCCGGAGCAGGCGGTGGTGCATCGGCCCGACCTGGGGCCCTGGCTGGAAGTGATGTTGCAGGTCGCCCATCACTATCGCCTCGATGTCTCGCCCCAGCGCATTCGCCTGGCAGCGGTCGAGGATGCACGCCCGCTGGATGAAATCCTCCGGCACATGGCGCGCCAGGCCGGCCTGACCCTGCGCTTCGTGCGCTATGACGCCAAGGCCCTGCGCCAGTGGCGCACGCCACTGGTGCTGGAGCTGGACGACGGTCAACTGGCCACGGTCGAAGCGGTGACCGAGGAGAACGAACTGGCCGTGGTCTTCGCCGGCGACCAGCGCCTGACCTCGCGCCTGCCCCGCGAGGCGCTCGAAGGGCGCATCAACCGCGTCGCGCTGATGCGCCCGGCTCGGCCGCTGCGCGATGTGCGCACCGACGACTACACCGCGCCCTACGATCGCCACTGGTTCACCCGCATCGTGCTGCGCGACCTGCGCCCGTACGGTCAAGTGATGATCGCCTCGCTGGTGGCCAACGTGCTGGCCCTGGCCGGGGTGCTGTTTTCGATGCAGGTATATGACCGGGTGATCCCCGCCGAGTCCTTGCCAACCCTGTACGTGCTGTTCGGGGGCGTGGTGCTGGCGCTGGTTTTCGACTTCAGCATGCGCCTGCTGAGGTTGAAGGTCACCGACCTGCTGGGCAAGCGTGCCGACCTGCGGGTGTCGGACCTGGTCTACGGCCATGCGCTGCGCCTGCGCAACTCGGCACGGCCGAAATCCACCGGCTCGTTCATCTCCCAGTTGCGCGAGCTGGAGTCGATCCGCGACCTGATCACTTCGAGCACCGCAACGGCATTGGCCGACTTGCCGTTCTTCCTGTTGTTCCTGCTGGTGTTCTGGCTGATCGGTGGGGTACTGGTGTTCATTCCGCTGGTGGCGCTGCTGGCCATGGTCATCCCGGGGCTGCTCGCGCAACGGCGCCTGGCGGTGCTGGCCAATGCCTCGATGCGCGAGTCATCGCTGCGCAACGCCATGCTGGTGGAAAGCATCCAGGGCCTGGACGAGATCAAGGCGCTGCAGGCCGAAGCGCGCTTCGAGCGCCAGTGGAACCAGTACAACGCCGCCTGCGCGCACACCAACCTGCGCCTGCGTACCCTGACCAACGGCCTGGTGACCTGGACCCAGAACGTACAGGGCGCAGTGTTTGCCGTGGTCATCGTGATCGGTGCGCCGATGGTGATTGCCGGTGACCTCACCACCGGTAGCCTGGTGGCGGCCTCGATGCTGTCGTCACGGATGATGGCGCCGCTGGCGCAGCTGACCCATGTGCTGACCCGCTGGCAGCAAGCCAAGGTGGCCCTGCAGGGCCTGGACAAGCTGATGCAGTCACCGGTCGATCACCCTGAAGGCGAAGCCCGCGTGCATTTGCCGGCGATCCGTGGCGAATATGCGCTGCGCCAGGCCAACTTCCGCTACAGCCCCGAAGCCCCACCGGTGCTGAATATCGGCCAGCTCGACATCCAGCCCGGCGAACGCATCGCCGTGCTCGGGCGCAACGGCGCCGGCAAATCGACCCTGCTGCAGGCGTTGGGCGGTGCCATGGACCTGAGCCAGGGCGAAGTCAGCCTCGATGGCATCGCCATGAACCACCTCGACCCGGCCGACCTGCGCCGTGACGTCGGCCTGCTGGCCCAGTATGCCCGGCTGTTCCACGGCACCCTGCGGGAAAACCTCACCCTCGGTGCCGGCCAGGCCAGCGACCAGGAGCTGGTGGCTGCACTGGCCGCCACCGGTGCGCTGGAGTTCGTCCGCCACCTGCCCAAGGGCCTCGACCACCTGATCCTCGAAGGAGGCCAGGGCCTGTCCGGCGGGCAGCGCCAGGCCCTGGTGCTGTCGCGTCTGCTGGTGCGCCAACCGCAGGTGCTGCTGCTTGACGAACCCACCGCCTCGCTTGACGACGTCACTGAACGCAAGCTGCTGGATAACCTCGAACGCTTCTGCCAGGGCCGCACGCTGGTGATCGCCACCCACCGCCTGAGCGTGCTGCAGCGCGTGGACCGCATCATCGTGCTGGACGGCGGGCGCATCGTCATCGACGACAAACGCGACGCCGCCCTGGCCAAGCTGCAAGGAGCGCAGGCATGA
- a CDS encoding HlyD family type I secretion periplasmic adaptor subunit produces the protein MSNHELPASYLDGQDDQAVLRAGRVITTCAIMLAAFLAWAAWFEVTEVSTGTGKVIPSSREQVIQSFEGGIVAEMNVAEGDLVERGQVLAQLDPTKTASSVGESEAKYRAAKASVARLRAEVTGKPLSFPESLRDSPDLIDAETALYETRRRGLEQTLAGIEDSLRLVRAELKITENLAKMGASSRVEVIRLNRQRSELELKANEARSEYLVRAREELAKASAEADSLSEVIRGRSDSLTRLTLRSPVRGIVKDIEVNTLGGVVQPGGQVMKIVPMDERLLIETRIAPRDIAFIHPDQAAKVKISAYDYSVYGGLDGKVVGISPDTLQDEVKPEIYYYRVFIRTEQDSLTNKAGKHFAIVPGMIATVDIRTGEKTILDYLIKPLNRAREALRER, from the coding sequence ATGAGCAACCACGAACTCCCCGCGTCCTACCTGGATGGCCAGGACGACCAGGCTGTACTGCGCGCCGGCCGCGTCATCACGACTTGCGCAATCATGCTTGCTGCGTTCCTGGCCTGGGCAGCCTGGTTCGAGGTGACTGAGGTGTCCACCGGCACTGGCAAGGTGATCCCCAGTTCACGCGAGCAGGTGATCCAGTCGTTCGAAGGCGGCATCGTCGCCGAGATGAACGTGGCCGAAGGCGACCTGGTCGAACGCGGCCAGGTCCTTGCCCAGCTCGACCCGACCAAGACCGCCTCCAGCGTTGGCGAAAGCGAAGCCAAGTACCGTGCGGCCAAGGCCAGCGTGGCGCGCCTGCGTGCCGAGGTCACTGGCAAGCCGCTGAGCTTCCCTGAGAGCCTGCGTGACTCGCCCGACCTGATCGATGCCGAGACAGCGCTGTACGAAACCCGCCGCCGCGGCCTGGAGCAGACCTTGGCCGGTATCGAGGATTCGCTGCGGCTGGTGCGCGCGGAACTGAAGATCACCGAGAACCTGGCCAAGATGGGTGCCTCCAGCCGGGTCGAAGTGATCCGCCTGAACCGCCAGCGCTCGGAGCTGGAACTCAAAGCCAACGAGGCACGCTCCGAGTACCTGGTGCGGGCGCGCGAAGAGCTGGCCAAAGCCAGCGCCGAAGCCGACAGCCTGTCGGAAGTGATCCGTGGCCGCAGCGATTCGCTGACACGCCTGACCTTGCGCTCGCCGGTGCGCGGCATCGTCAAGGACATCGAGGTCAACACCCTGGGCGGCGTGGTGCAACCCGGCGGGCAAGTGATGAAAATCGTGCCGATGGACGAGCGCCTGCTGATCGAAACACGCATCGCCCCGCGGGACATCGCCTTCATCCACCCCGACCAGGCAGCCAAGGTCAAGATCAGTGCCTATGACTATTCGGTGTATGGCGGGCTGGACGGCAAGGTGGTCGGGATATCCCCGGATACCCTGCAGGATGAGGTGAAACCGGAGATCTACTACTACCGGGTGTTCATCCGCACCGAGCAGGACAGCCTGACCAACAAGGCCGGCAAGCACTTTGCGATCGTGCCCGGGATGATTGCCACTGTGGACATCCGCACCGGTGAGAAGACCATCCTCGATTACCTGATCAAGCCACTGAACCGGGCCCGGGAAGCCCTGCGCGAACGGTAA
- a CDS encoding chemotaxis protein has protein sequence MATQNARADSLSLLLFTLRSGKLMAINLLKVSEIIPCPPLTKLPESHPHVKGVATLRGNSLSVIDLSRAIGERPLADPDGGCLIVTEISRSRQGLHVQAVSRIVHCLSTDIKPPPFGSGNRSFITGVTRVDNTLVQVLDIEKVIHGIAPPEPEPQPGELSEEDASLLAAANILVVDDSQVALQQSVHTLRNLGIDCHTARSAKDAMNVLLELQGTAQEINIIVSDIEMSEMDGYAFTRTLRETPDFQHLYVLLHTSLDSAMSSEKAKLAGANAILTKFSSPDLTDCLVTAARTVVFAER, from the coding sequence ATGGCCACGCAAAATGCCCGCGCGGACTCGCTGTCGCTGCTGCTGTTCACCCTGCGCAGCGGCAAGCTGATGGCAATCAACCTGCTCAAGGTCAGCGAAATCATCCCCTGCCCGCCGCTGACCAAGCTGCCCGAATCGCACCCGCATGTGAAAGGCGTGGCGACCTTGCGCGGCAACTCGCTGTCGGTGATCGACCTGTCCCGTGCCATCGGCGAACGCCCGCTGGCCGACCCGGACGGTGGCTGCCTGATCGTCACCGAGATCAGCCGCTCGCGCCAGGGCCTGCACGTGCAGGCGGTGAGCCGCATCGTCCATTGCCTGAGCACCGACATCAAGCCGCCGCCGTTCGGCTCGGGCAACCGTTCGTTCATTACCGGCGTGACCCGGGTCGACAACACCCTGGTGCAGGTGCTGGACATCGAAAAGGTCATCCACGGCATCGCCCCGCCCGAGCCGGAGCCACAGCCTGGCGAGCTGAGCGAGGAAGACGCCAGCCTGCTGGCCGCCGCCAACATCCTGGTGGTCGACGACAGCCAGGTGGCGCTGCAGCAGTCGGTGCACACCCTGCGCAACCTCGGCATCGACTGCCACACCGCACGCAGCGCCAAGGATGCGATGAACGTGCTGCTGGAACTGCAGGGCACCGCGCAGGAGATCAACATCATCGTCTCGGACATCGAAATGTCCGAGATGGACGGCTATGCCTTCACCCGCACCCTGCGTGAGACGCCAGACTTCCAGCACCTCTACGTCCTGCTGCACACCTCGCTGGACAGCGCCATGAGCAGCGAGAAGGCAAAGCTTGCCGGGGCCAATGCGATCCTCACCAAATTCTCCTCGCCTGACCTGACCGACTGCCTGGTGACGGCGGCACGGACCGTGGTATTTGCCGAACGCTGA
- a CDS encoding YkgJ family cysteine cluster protein translates to MNDSLRFACTGCGKCCTGHHVPLTLNEARQWATAGGQVIVLIEAFVTDGPGMPAEQREHVLRRSLPVPCGGSEARVSVTFAAFNPGRCRNLDDNDLCTIYESRPLVCRIYPVEINPHIPLRPENKDCPPEAWEQGPELIHGALPVDPALAALVQASRQADRDDIAAKVAICEALGMTTSALKGNGFTAYLPEMAAFVGALTQQPAETGTRWTLHVEQPELVDDLQALGLQTTAEAPVYYAFIGF, encoded by the coding sequence GTGAACGACAGCCTGCGTTTTGCCTGTACCGGTTGTGGCAAGTGCTGCACCGGCCACCATGTGCCGCTGACCTTGAACGAGGCACGGCAGTGGGCGACGGCCGGTGGCCAGGTGATCGTGTTGATCGAAGCCTTCGTGACCGATGGGCCAGGCATGCCTGCGGAGCAACGCGAACATGTGTTGCGCCGCTCTTTACCGGTGCCTTGTGGCGGCAGCGAAGCACGCGTTTCGGTGACCTTTGCCGCGTTCAACCCGGGGCGCTGTCGCAACCTCGACGACAACGACCTGTGCACCATCTATGAAAGCCGACCGCTGGTCTGCCGCATCTATCCGGTAGAGATCAACCCGCATATTCCGCTGCGCCCGGAGAACAAGGACTGCCCGCCCGAAGCGTGGGAGCAGGGGCCCGAGCTGATCCATGGCGCACTGCCGGTGGACCCGGCGCTAGCGGCGCTGGTGCAGGCTTCGCGGCAGGCGGACCGCGACGATATCGCGGCCAAGGTGGCCATCTGCGAGGCGCTGGGGATGACCACCAGCGCGCTCAAGGGCAATGGGTTTACCGCTTATCTGCCTGAGATGGCGGCCTTTGTTGGGGCGCTGACGCAGCAGCCAGCTGAGACCGGGACCCGGTGGACGTTGCACGTGGAGCAGCCTGAGCTGGTGGATGACTTGCAGGCGCTGGGATTGCAAACCACTGCCGAGGCGCCGGTCTACTATGCCTTTATCGGGTTTTAG
- a CDS encoding efflux RND transporter periplasmic adaptor subunit produces the protein MRRPSRSVLLAALALLALVALGVWYGQRQQATTPHAQAAIPVRVVSVAQQDVPRYTSAIGSVLSLHSVEVRPQVEGVLTQVLVKEGQWVKEGDLLATLDDRAIRASLDQARAQLGQSQAQIQVAGVDLKRYRLLSTDDGVSKQTLDQQQALVNQLQATVKGNQAAIANAEVQLSYTQIRSPVTGRVGIRNVDPGNLVRSSDTQGLFSVTQIDPIAVEFALPQQMLPTLQGLLKAPTAALVQAYMDADGERNLLGEGHLALIDNQISANTGTVRVKAEFDNKDGRLWPGQLVTIRLRTAVEENALVVPPPVVQRGIDGHFVYRLDGDKVTSVPVKVLYQDSGLNIIAGVKPGERLVLDGQSRLKPGSRVEVTPDVPPPAEMADRRSQP, from the coding sequence ATGCGACGTCCTTCTCGTTCCGTACTTCTCGCCGCGTTGGCGCTGCTCGCCCTGGTGGCCCTGGGCGTCTGGTATGGCCAGCGCCAACAGGCCACCACGCCGCACGCGCAAGCGGCGATTCCGGTGCGCGTGGTCAGCGTCGCCCAGCAGGACGTGCCGCGCTACACCAGCGCCATCGGCTCGGTGCTGTCGCTGCACAGCGTTGAAGTACGGCCACAGGTCGAGGGGGTGCTGACCCAGGTGCTGGTCAAGGAGGGCCAGTGGGTGAAGGAAGGCGACCTGCTCGCCACCCTGGATGACCGGGCGATCCGCGCCAGCCTCGACCAGGCCCGAGCCCAGCTCGGCCAGAGCCAGGCGCAGATCCAGGTGGCCGGCGTAGACCTCAAGCGTTACCGCCTGCTGAGCACTGACGATGGCGTGTCCAAGCAGACCCTCGACCAGCAACAGGCGCTGGTCAACCAGCTGCAGGCCACGGTCAAGGGCAACCAGGCGGCCATCGCCAATGCCGAAGTGCAACTGTCGTATACGCAGATCCGCTCGCCAGTGACCGGGCGCGTCGGCATCCGCAATGTCGACCCCGGCAACCTGGTGCGCAGCAGCGATACCCAAGGCCTGTTCAGCGTCACCCAAATTGACCCGATCGCCGTCGAGTTCGCCCTGCCGCAACAGATGCTGCCGACCCTGCAGGGCTTGCTCAAGGCGCCAACCGCTGCGCTGGTGCAGGCCTACATGGACGCTGATGGCGAACGCAACCTGCTCGGCGAAGGCCACCTGGCACTGATCGACAACCAGATCTCGGCCAATACCGGTACGGTGCGGGTCAAGGCCGAATTCGACAACAAGGACGGCCGCCTGTGGCCGGGGCAACTGGTTACCATCCGCCTGCGCACTGCGGTCGAGGAAAACGCCCTGGTAGTGCCGCCGCCAGTGGTGCAGCGTGGCATCGACGGGCACTTCGTCTACCGCCTTGACGGTGACAAGGTCACCAGCGTGCCGGTCAAGGTGCTGTACCAGGACAGCGGCCTGAACATCATCGCCGGGGTAAAACCGGGCGAGCGCCTGGTGCTCGACGGCCAGTCGCGGCTCAAGCCCGGCTCGCGGGTCGAGGTCACCCCGGACGTACCGCCACCGGCGGAAATGGCTGACCGCAGGAGCCAGCCATGA